Within the Prochlorococcus sp. MIT 1300 genome, the region ATCCCTTTGTCCCTTAAAAAATTTAACGCCTTTTTCTATTAGTTGGCGGATGCTTGGGTTGATTTGTTGATCTGATCCAGAAATGAGATGTCCTCGATCAGCCAGTATTAGGGCCAGTGCAGACATCCCTACACCACCAAGGCCTATGAAGTGAATGGGTCTTTTGCTGTTAATCGGATTCGCCGTAGGAGGAGTAGACGGTTGAAAGATAGGTCACCTTTGCAAGAAAGGCCCGCTTTTGCATGGTTTTTGGAGCAGGTCGTTACTCCATGGATTGTTTTTCTTCGTTTTCTGTCCTCTGATTCGACAAGAATTTTTGGCATTTCTGTATGATCGGCGGCCAACTTACTTTGCGGTATTCCCGCTTTAGATATGACTCTGCGCGTTGCGATAAATGGATTTGGCCGAATTGGTCGCAATTTCATGCGTTGTTGGCTGAGCCGAGGAGCCAATACAGGTCTTGAAGTAGTAGGCATCAACGTCACTTCTGATCCCAAGACCAATGCCCATTTGCTCAAGTATGACTCAATTTTGGGTCAGATCAAAGATGCTGAAATTGGTTATACCGACGATACTTTTATAATTAATGGGAAAAGCATTAAATGTTTTTCAGACAGGAATCCTCTTAATCTTCCATGGAAGGAATGGGGAGTAGATTTAGTTATTGAATCAACAGGTGTTTTTAATACTGATGTTGGCGCAAGTAAGCATTTAGAGGCTGGAGCTAAAAAAGTGATTCTGACAGCTCCAGGCAAAGGCGATGGAGTTGGAACCTATGTTGTTGGGGTTAATGCTGATCAGTATCAACATGATGATTATCAGATATTGAGCAATGCAAGTTGCACGACAAACTGCTTGGCTCCAATCGTTAAAGTTCTAGACCAAAAGTTTGGAATCAATAAAGGCTTAATGACTACAATTCATAGCTATACTGGTGACCAAAGAATTTTGGATAATAGTCATAGGGATTTACGTCGTGCAAGGGCTGCAGCAATGAATATTGTTCCTACTTCCACTGGAGCTGCGAAAGCTGTTGCTCTTGTTTATCCAGAAATGAAGGGCAAACTTACTGGTATAGCAATGCGAGTTCCAACTCCTAATGTATCGGCAGTGGACCTTGTTTTTGAAGCTGGATGCTCAACAAACGCAGAAGAGGTTAATGCAGTTTTGAAACAAGCCTCTGAAGGGTCTATGAAGGGTATTATTAAGTATGGAGATCTTCCATTGGTTTCTAGTGATTATGCAGGAACTAACGAATCCACGATTGTCGATGAAGCGTTAACTATGGCTATTGGGGATAATTTGATTAAGGTACTCGCCTGGTATGACAATGAATGGGGCTATAGTCAGCGAGTAGTAGATTTGGCAGAAATAGTTGCTCAAAGATGGAAATAAGTTCTAAACTTATTCGGGAATAATTAGCCTTTTGCTTCAACATTTATAAATCAAGATTTGGCCTTTTGGGACCATAATTTGACTATGTAAAATGTTTAAAGCAAGTATTTGGTTTGATCTCCTCCCTGGTGTCTTTCCATATAATTAATGGCTCTCCTTCTTCTATGTGTCCAATAATTTGACATTTTGGATTTGATTTAATCCATGCATTTGCCCATGTTTTAGGCAGGCTTACTACAAGTTCAAAATCTTCTCCTCCATTTAGGCACCAGTTATCCCAAATTTTTCCTGACGGCCAATTTTCGGCTACCGGAAGTCTTTCAGGATCGAGCACAGCAACACATTGGCTGCTTTGACAGAGATTATTGATGGCTTCTAGGAGCCCGTCACTGCTATCAGTTCCACCTGCACGGAATGGCAAGTCTTTAGGTTTAGTGTTTTTGAGTGCTTTTAGGGCTGCTAAAGCAGGCTTGGGTCTTTGATGGGCTAATAAAGCTTTCTTTTGAAGGGTTTCTGGTAGTTCCGTAGTAGAAAGGTTTAAATCCTTTTGTAACAAGGCGAGACCTAATCGACTGAGTCCATGTGGACCACTTACCGCTAAATAATCTCCGGGTTTTGCAGAAGATCTATGGAGCCGGAGGTCACCTAAAGAACCAATAGCAGTTATGGAAAGTATCCTTTCGCTCCCTTGGGAACAATCCCCCCCCAGTAGTACGCCGCCAAATTTTTCTAAGCATTCAGAAATACCCTGGTATACGCCATCAACCCATAACCATTGTGTATTTGGCGGGGTGACCAATCCAACAGTGACCCCAAGGAAATGGTCGCTTCCGCTTGCAGCCAAATCTGACAGATTTGCTGCAACTGATCTCCATCCCACATCATTCGATGAAGTCGTGATCTCGCTAAAGTGAATACCTTCCACGAAGAGGTCCGTGTTAATTAAAAGTTTTTTTTCGTTAAGATTTAACTCTGCAGTGTCATCATCAGCCTGATTGTTCGGGACATATTTGCTTATTCTTTTTAGTAGTTTTCTTTCGCCAATTTCTTTAATAGTTTCATCCATGTTCCTCTAGACGATTGGCACCGTCAAGCACTTTGATAGAAAGCACTCGATCATCTCCTCCTAAGTTTTCTAATACATTAAAACCTTCGACGATGTAACCAAAAGCTGCATTTCTCCCATCAATTAGGTTGCGCCCTGCAGGTGTGAGCTCTGGTTCATACAAAAAAATGAAGAACTGAGAAGAACCATCATCTACTGCTTGGTCAGAATGAGACCAGCCTAGAGTGCCAAATGTAGAAAAAGGAAGTATTGGGGTTGATTTGTATAAACCAACATCTTCAAAGGTTTCATTGTAAAGGGTTTGAGATTCCTCTGGAACCCTTATTTCTAAAGGCACACGTCTTTCATCTCCAGTGTTGGGATTGATATAACCAATGTCTGGG harbors:
- the gap gene encoding type I glyceraldehyde-3-phosphate dehydrogenase → MTLRVAINGFGRIGRNFMRCWLSRGANTGLEVVGINVTSDPKTNAHLLKYDSILGQIKDAEIGYTDDTFIINGKSIKCFSDRNPLNLPWKEWGVDLVIESTGVFNTDVGASKHLEAGAKKVILTAPGKGDGVGTYVVGVNADQYQHDDYQILSNASCTTNCLAPIVKVLDQKFGINKGLMTTIHSYTGDQRILDNSHRDLRRARAAAMNIVPTSTGAAKAVALVYPEMKGKLTGIAMRVPTPNVSAVDLVFEAGCSTNAEEVNAVLKQASEGSMKGIIKYGDLPLVSSDYAGTNESTIVDEALTMAIGDNLIKVLAWYDNEWGYSQRVVDLAEIVAQRWK
- the thiL gene encoding thiamine-phosphate kinase produces the protein MDETIKEIGERKLLKRISKYVPNNQADDDTAELNLNEKKLLINTDLFVEGIHFSEITTSSNDVGWRSVAANLSDLAASGSDHFLGVTVGLVTPPNTQWLWVDGVYQGISECLEKFGGVLLGGDCSQGSERILSITAIGSLGDLRLHRSSAKPGDYLAVSGPHGLSRLGLALLQKDLNLSTTELPETLQKKALLAHQRPKPALAALKALKNTKPKDLPFRAGGTDSSDGLLEAINNLCQSSQCVAVLDPERLPVAENWPSGKIWDNWCLNGGEDFELVVSLPKTWANAWIKSNPKCQIIGHIEEGEPLIIWKDTREEIKPNTCFKHFT